Genomic segment of Streptomyces sp. NBC_01210:
ACATCATCGTGATGGCGAACCTGGCGCAGATCGCGGGCCAGTACGGATTCCAGCTGGCCGGAGCAGGCGGCCTGGCCGACAGCCGCAGCTGGACTGCTCTCGCGGGCGTCATCTGGATCATCGTGATGACGGCCATCTGCTATATCGGCATCGAGATCTCCGCGGCCCTGCAGAAATGGCTGCTCAGCATCGAGCTGCTGCTTCTCGCCATCCTCTCCGTCATGGCATTGGTGAAGGTGTACGGCAGCAACGCGCCGCCGGAATCGCTGCACGTGGACGCGGCCTGGTTCAACCCCTTCGAGATCGGCTCCGCCAGCTCCCTGACGCAGGGCGTCCTGTTGGCCGTCTTCATCTACTGGGGCTGGGACACCGCGGTCTCCGTCAACGAGGAGACCGCCGACCGCGAACGCACCCCCGGCCGCGCCGCCGTCATCTCCACCGTTCTCCTCCTCCTCATCTACATCCTGGTGACCACCTCGGCGCAGGCCTTCGCCGGGATCGGCGACAAGGGCATCGGGCTGGCCAACCCCGACAACGCGGGCGACGTCCTGGGCAGCTTCGGTGACGAAGTGTTCGGCACGGAAGGATTCGGCGGGTTCCTGGCGAAAATGCTGGTCCTGATGGTGCTGACGTCGGCCGCCGCCTCCACGCAGACCACGATCCTGCCGACCGCCCGCACCAGCTTCTCGATGGCCACGCACAAGGCGCTGCCGGCGGTCTTCGCCCGCGTCCACCCTCGCTTCCTGACACCGACGTGGTCGACCGTCGCCATGGGCCTGGCGTCGATCGTCTTCTACGCCGGGCTGACGGCCATCAGTGGCAATGTCCTGGAGGACTCCATCGCCTCGGTCGGTCTGGGTATCGCGTTCTACTACGGACTGACCGGCTTCGCCTGCGTCTGGTACTTCCGCAAGGTCCTCACCCGCAGCGCCGCCGACTTCTTCATGAAGGGCCTCCTCCCCGCACTGGGCGCCCTGATGCTGCTCGGCCTGTTCTGTTACGCGGCCTTCCACGTCTACTCCGACCCGGCGTACGGAACCACCGTCATCGACCTGCCGTTGCTCGGCAGGACCGGCGGCGTGTCCGTCATCGGCATAGGCGCCCTGGCGCTGGGCGTTGTCCTGATGCTCATTCAGCGGGCAGTGCAGGGCACATGGTTCTGTAACCCGGACGTACCCGTCAGCGTCGCGTCCAAGTCCTCGCCCCAGTAGGCCACTTCCTTCCGGTGACGACCGCTGTCGCAGCCCGGCCCGCAGTGGAACAAAGCGGCTATTCCTCATCAACAGGACACAAGGCGGCGCGCCGATGCCGCGTCCATTCGGCTTGTTTCCCACCGTGGATCGAATTTTCCTGTGAAGCGCTCGTGAATTCCTCTTCATATTCGATCAGCGATATCCCTCTCAGTGCGTCAAATCACCCCCCATTGCCCCCGGAGCCGGTGATGGCCGGATGACCGGATCGGTCTCTTGACCCACCGTTGAGATGCAAACCAGACTCCCCAGAGGCACTCATGCATCAGGAGCCACAAGCGCCGGCACATGCCGATGGCCCTGCGAGACCGATATCGCACGGGGTGTGCGACGGGGGAATGCAGTGGAGAGCGCGTATGCGTGCTCAGTACATACGCGCATCCTTCACATCCCCTCCTCATCTCTTGGTGCGCGAAGGGAATGGAGGGGGAATGCCGACGCACATGGGCTATCCCGGCGTTTACATCGAGGAACTTCCCAGCAGCATCCGTACCGTCGCCTCGGTCACCACCTCGGTGACCGCGTTCGTGGGGCACACCCGCCGGGGTCCGCTCAACCAACCCGTGCGGATCACCAGCTTCGCGGACTTCG
This window contains:
- a CDS encoding APC family permease codes for the protein MQTAPGGSPSPPLPQSSAVGEKGLKGSALGLVSSVAIGLASTAPAYSLAATLGFIVLAVGLQSPVVVILGFIPMYFIAYAYKAMNAVDPDCGTTFTWSARAFGPHTAWMGGWGIIIADIIVMANLAQIAGQYGFQLAGAGGLADSRSWTALAGVIWIIVMTAICYIGIEISAALQKWLLSIELLLLAILSVMALVKVYGSNAPPESLHVDAAWFNPFEIGSASSLTQGVLLAVFIYWGWDTAVSVNEETADRERTPGRAAVISTVLLLLIYILVTTSAQAFAGIGDKGIGLANPDNAGDVLGSFGDEVFGTEGFGGFLAKMLVLMVLTSAAASTQTTILPTARTSFSMATHKALPAVFARVHPRFLTPTWSTVAMGLASIVFYAGLTAISGNVLEDSIASVGLGIAFYYGLTGFACVWYFRKVLTRSAADFFMKGLLPALGALMLLGLFCYAAFHVYSDPAYGTTVIDLPLLGRTGGVSVIGIGALALGVVLMLIQRAVQGTWFCNPDVPVSVASKSSPQ